The following are encoded in a window of Flavobacterium cupriresistens genomic DNA:
- a CDS encoding TonB-dependent receptor plug domain-containing protein: MTLKKRLSFCLLLLCQILLAQNDSITKLKEVIVSDTNLKKYSGTQSVQTLNDSVINRNQSSLTSLLNYNTVIYFKENGLGMTSGPSFRGTTSAQTAVIWNGININSQFLGQTDFNTIGTRDFNSIAVKAGGGSILYGSGAIGGSIHLNNDLSFKKQFSNHLFFSGGSFDTYSANYRAAIASEKYSLQVSISRNSSQNDFKYPGTIDQKNLNGAYYNTSMNTSFGYKIDPKNTLKLYSQFYDSERHFSLTSPSDTKAKYNDFNTRNLLEWESVFDRFTSKLRAAHIGESYKYFGNINSELFTYGKVETSILKYDLAFDVNDKIKLNAIIDYTRNKGYGSSINNVKREIGSASLLLRHLVTDRWDYTASIRQEVTDNYGNPFLFSFGTRYQFTDFYRIKLNASKNFRMPTYNDLFWQGSGNPDLKPETSYQGEIGNEFFTKNFTLSVTAYYNAIRDLLRWVPKEGSGDVWSPENTDKVRAYGAEVLLEWKTKIENHNFTLNGTYAYTISESKQVIRGESIYKQLIYVPYHKLTGSASYNWKKVSSYFQYLYTGDAYTTPFNNPNTKVKAYSIGNLGVDYDFGKKNSYKLGFQMLNIWNENYQPVTNRQMPGRNYTIYINLNF, from the coding sequence ATGACTTTAAAAAAACGGTTGTCTTTTTGTTTGCTCTTATTGTGTCAGATCCTTTTGGCACAGAATGATTCTATAACAAAATTGAAAGAAGTGATTGTTTCGGACACCAATCTTAAAAAATACTCGGGCACACAATCTGTTCAAACCTTGAATGATTCTGTAATTAACAGAAATCAATCATCCTTAACCTCTCTTTTAAATTACAATACGGTTATCTATTTTAAAGAAAACGGACTCGGAATGACTTCCGGACCTTCCTTTAGAGGGACAACCAGCGCACAAACCGCAGTCATTTGGAACGGAATCAATATTAATTCCCAATTTTTAGGTCAAACTGACTTTAATACGATCGGGACACGTGATTTTAATTCCATAGCCGTAAAAGCCGGAGGGGGAAGTATTTTATACGGAAGTGGCGCTATCGGCGGAAGTATTCACCTTAATAATGATTTGAGTTTCAAAAAACAATTCTCTAATCATTTGTTTTTTAGCGGTGGAAGTTTTGACACCTACAGCGCAAATTACCGTGCTGCCATAGCATCAGAAAAGTACAGTCTTCAAGTCAGTATTTCCAGAAACAGTTCTCAAAATGATTTTAAATATCCGGGAACAATCGATCAAAAAAATCTAAATGGTGCGTACTATAATACTAGTATGAATACCTCATTTGGATATAAAATTGATCCGAAAAACACCTTAAAATTATACAGTCAGTTTTACGATTCAGAACGTCACTTCTCACTCACTTCTCCAAGTGATACTAAAGCAAAATACAATGATTTTAACACCCGTAATCTTTTAGAATGGGAAAGTGTTTTTGATCGTTTTACTTCTAAGTTAAGAGCTGCTCATATTGGAGAATCTTATAAGTATTTTGGAAACATTAATTCGGAACTCTTTACCTATGGAAAAGTTGAGACTTCTATTCTAAAATATGATTTAGCCTTTGATGTAAATGATAAAATCAAATTAAATGCTATTATCGATTACACTCGAAATAAAGGATATGGTTCAAGTATTAATAATGTAAAAAGAGAAATCGGTTCTGCCAGTTTGTTATTGCGTCATTTAGTAACGGACAGATGGGATTATACCGCCAGTATTCGTCAAGAAGTAACCGACAATTACGGAAATCCATTTCTTTTTTCTTTTGGAACAAGATACCAATTCACAGACTTTTATCGTATAAAATTAAACGCATCAAAGAATTTCAGAATGCCCACTTACAATGACTTATTTTGGCAAGGAAGCGGTAATCCTGACTTGAAACCTGAAACTTCTTATCAAGGTGAAATTGGCAATGAGTTTTTTACAAAAAATTTCACTCTTTCTGTAACTGCATATTACAATGCAATTCGGGACTTGTTACGCTGGGTTCCTAAAGAAGGCAGCGGTGATGTTTGGTCTCCGGAAAACACAGACAAAGTTAGAGCGTATGGTGCAGAAGTGCTCTTGGAATGGAAAACAAAAATAGAAAACCACAACTTCACACTCAATGGGACTTATGCGTATACCATTTCAGAAAGTAAACAAGTGATTCGTGGAGAATCAATTTACAAGCAATTAATATATGTTCCTTACCATAAACTAACAGGATCAGCTTCTTATAATTGGAAAAAGGTATCTTCTTATTTTCAATATTTATATACAGGAGATGCTTATACCACACCTTTTAATAACCCAAATACAAAAGTAAAAGCATACAGTATTGGCAATTTGGGTGTTGATTATGATTTTGGCAAAAAAAACAGTTACAAACTTGGATTTCAAATGCTAAATATCTGGAATGAAAATTATCAGCCAGTGACTAACAGACAAATGCCGGGGAGAAATTACACAATATACATTAACCTTAACTTTTAA
- a CDS encoding tRNA (cytidine(34)-2'-O)-methyltransferase, with protein MLNIVLVEPEIPNNTGNIGRLCVGTESRLHLVHPFGFVINDKNLKRSGLDYWVHLDVTEYADVEEWIQQIPDQSRVFLMSSHAEKSYLETDFQDGDWLVFGKESVGLSKEVLARFENHLTIPMSKLIRSFNIANSVAFVVGEAKRQIGLKI; from the coding sequence ATGCTGAATATTGTTCTTGTAGAACCTGAAATACCAAATAATACCGGAAATATAGGACGATTGTGTGTGGGTACCGAAAGTCGCTTGCATTTGGTGCATCCGTTTGGGTTTGTAATTAATGACAAAAACCTGAAGCGTTCGGGTTTGGATTACTGGGTACATCTTGATGTTACCGAATATGCGGATGTAGAAGAATGGATCCAACAAATTCCGGATCAATCTCGTGTTTTTTTGATGAGTTCTCATGCTGAGAAATCGTATCTGGAAACCGATTTTCAAGACGGAGACTGGTTGGTTTTTGGCAAAGAAAGCGTTGGTTTAAGCAAAGAAGTCCTGGCTCGTTTTGAAAATCATTTGACAATTCCGATGTCCAAATTGATTCGAAGTTTTAATATTGCTAATTCTGTTGCCTTTGTCGTTGGCGAGGCAAAAAGACAGATTGGTTTAAAAATTTAA
- a CDS encoding iron chelate uptake ABC transporter family permease subunit, which translates to MADKKRNTILFLMLGLGLVFMFLASISLGSVTIPLKEVYTSLTGGHASKPAWEYIIINYRLPKAITAVLVGTGLSISGLLMQTLFRNPLAGPYVLGLSSGASLGVAFVILGAGFLPSFLSAIALSSYGIVLASTLGSTLVLLLVLVVSQKLRDTMAILIVGLMFGSFTTAIVSVLTYFSTAEQLQKFTFWSMGSLGNLSWSTIGIFTICVSIGLLLSASSIKPLNALLLGENYAKSVGLNFKKARLIIIFATSILAGSITAFAGPIAFIGLAVPHIAKLTFQTSNHTILFWSTLFFGATIMLFCDIVSEMPGFEVTLPINAITSIIGAPVVIWLLVRKKSFN; encoded by the coding sequence TTGGCAGATAAAAAACGAAATACTATTTTATTTTTGATGCTGGGTTTAGGCTTGGTTTTTATGTTTCTGGCCAGCATTAGTCTGGGCTCCGTCACCATTCCGTTAAAAGAAGTGTATACGAGTCTGACGGGTGGACATGCGAGTAAACCGGCATGGGAATACATCATTATAAATTACAGATTACCAAAGGCGATTACAGCTGTTTTGGTAGGAACGGGTTTGTCAATTAGTGGTTTACTGATGCAGACTTTGTTTCGGAATCCGCTTGCGGGACCCTATGTTTTAGGATTGAGTTCCGGGGCCAGTTTAGGTGTGGCTTTCGTGATTTTGGGAGCCGGATTTTTACCGTCCTTTTTAAGTGCAATTGCGTTGTCTTCTTACGGAATTGTATTAGCCTCTACTTTAGGAAGTACTTTAGTTTTATTATTGGTTTTGGTGGTCTCACAGAAATTGCGGGACACTATGGCGATCCTAATTGTGGGCCTTATGTTTGGAAGTTTTACCACTGCCATTGTAAGTGTTTTAACGTATTTTAGTACCGCAGAACAGCTTCAGAAATTTACTTTTTGGTCGATGGGGAGTTTAGGAAATCTTTCCTGGTCTACCATTGGTATTTTTACGATTTGCGTGAGTATTGGGCTGCTTTTAAGCGCGAGTAGTATAAAACCTTTAAATGCCTTGCTTCTAGGAGAGAATTATGCCAAAAGTGTGGGCTTGAATTTCAAGAAAGCGCGATTGATTATCATATTCGCAACAAGTATTTTGGCAGGAAGTATTACCGCTTTTGCAGGTCCGATTGCCTTTATTGGTTTGGCAGTACCGCATATCGCAAAACTTACTTTTCAGACCAGTAATCATACTATTTTGTTTTGGAGTACTTTGTTTTTTGGTGCTACAATTATGTTGTTTTGTGATATCGTTTCAGAAATGCCGGGATTTGAAGTCACGCTTCCGATAAACGCAATTACATCTATTATCGGTGCGCCGGTAGTAATCTGGCTTTTGGTAAGAAAGAAAAGTTTTAACTAA
- a CDS encoding adenosylcobinamide-GDP ribazoletransferase, with product MKKELHIFFTALMFYTRIPCPKNIDHNPDYLNKATRYFPLIGWIVGSISFLAFYFFSLFLSVETAVILAFIASILTTGAFHEDGFADVCDGFGGGWTKEKILLIMKDSAIGAYGAIGLVLLFLLKFKLLSESIAPFQVQDSTALFQIFLLFVSAHALSRLAAISIIFTHEYSRDDASSKSKPIAKSNTWKEILGSFFFGLVPLLVLSYFKYQILLVLIPVFLTRYFLARYFQKWIDGYTGDCLGATQQVCEVVYYLALLLIWKFI from the coding sequence ATGAAAAAAGAACTCCATATATTCTTCACTGCGCTCATGTTTTACACCCGGATTCCATGTCCAAAAAACATTGATCATAATCCCGATTATCTAAATAAAGCAACACGCTATTTCCCTTTGATAGGCTGGATTGTTGGAAGTATTTCCTTTTTGGCATTTTATTTTTTTTCTCTTTTTCTGTCGGTAGAAACAGCTGTGATACTCGCTTTTATTGCTTCTATATTAACTACAGGAGCTTTTCATGAAGATGGCTTTGCAGATGTTTGTGATGGTTTTGGCGGAGGCTGGACCAAGGAAAAAATACTACTCATTATGAAAGACAGCGCTATTGGTGCCTATGGTGCCATTGGTTTGGTTTTGCTTTTTTTATTAAAGTTCAAACTGCTTTCAGAATCTATAGCACCTTTTCAAGTTCAGGATTCAACAGCACTTTTTCAAATTTTCTTATTATTTGTTTCAGCTCATGCTTTGAGTCGTTTGGCAGCGATTAGTATCATTTTCACTCATGAGTATTCGCGTGATGATGCTTCAAGTAAAAGCAAACCCATTGCTAAAAGCAATACCTGGAAAGAAATTTTGGGTTCCTTTTTCTTTGGATTAGTCCCTCTACTTGTGCTTTCCTATTTCAAATACCAGATTCTTTTGGTTTTAATTCCTGTTTTTTTGACCCGTTATTTTTTAGCGCGTTACTTTCAGAAATGGATTGACGGTTATACGGGCGACTGCTTGGGAGCTACGCAACAGGTGTGTGAAGTTGTTTATTATTTAGCGCTTCTTTTGATATGGAAATTTATTTAG
- a CDS encoding pseudouridine synthase: protein MHRHFILFKPYGYLSQFIYELKRKKKLLGELHDFPAGTMAIGRLDEDSEGLLLLTTDGKVSEQIRSKKVDKEYYVQVDGVITPEAIEQLQKGVEIGFDGGKYITKPCKAFIVTEIPDFGLRAKKIRDERHGPTTWASITVNEGKFRQVRKMTAAVGFPTLRLVRVRVGNVYLQNLKAGEVLEVSDFKLDNVVI from the coding sequence ATGCATCGACACTTTATTCTTTTTAAACCTTATGGCTATCTGAGCCAGTTTATCTATGAGTTAAAAAGAAAGAAAAAACTTTTGGGAGAATTACACGATTTCCCTGCAGGTACAATGGCTATCGGCCGATTAGATGAAGATTCTGAAGGTTTACTTTTACTAACCACAGACGGAAAGGTAAGCGAACAAATAAGAAGCAAAAAAGTAGACAAAGAATACTATGTACAAGTTGATGGTGTTATTACTCCCGAAGCCATTGAGCAATTGCAAAAAGGCGTGGAAATTGGTTTCGACGGTGGCAAATACATTACCAAACCCTGCAAAGCTTTTATCGTTACCGAAATTCCTGATTTTGGACTGAGAGCCAAAAAAATCAGAGATGAGCGCCACGGACCAACTACATGGGCCTCGATTACGGTAAATGAAGGTAAATTTCGTCAGGTCCGAAAAATGACGGCTGCGGTTGGTTTTCCAACTTTAAGATTGGTTCGCGTTCGGGTAGGAAATGTATATTTGCAAAACCTAAAAGCCGGAGAGGTACTGGAGGTTTCTGATTTTAAATTAGATAATGTGGTAATTTGA
- the cobU gene encoding bifunctional adenosylcobinamide kinase/adenosylcobinamide-phosphate guanylyltransferase yields the protein MIYLITGGERSGKSSYAQNLALQLSSTPIYVATARKWDADFQNRIDRHQQERDERWTNIEKEKHLSEIDFTGSVALIDCVTLWLTNFFVDTKNDVSLSLEEAKAEFEKIANQKDAILIIVTNEIGMGVHAETHIGRKFTELQGWMNQFLASKADEVVLMVSGIPVKIKG from the coding sequence ATGATCTATCTAATTACAGGCGGCGAGCGATCCGGGAAAAGCAGTTATGCTCAAAATTTGGCTTTGCAACTTTCTAGTACGCCCATATATGTCGCAACGGCAAGAAAATGGGATGCCGATTTTCAGAATAGAATCGACCGACACCAACAGGAACGTGACGAGCGTTGGACGAATATTGAAAAAGAAAAACATTTAAGCGAAATTGACTTCACCGGAAGCGTAGCACTCATCGATTGTGTCACCCTATGGCTTACGAATTTTTTCGTTGATACTAAAAATGACGTGTCTTTATCTTTAGAAGAAGCCAAAGCTGAATTTGAAAAAATAGCCAATCAAAAAGACGCGATCTTGATCATTGTTACTAATGAAATTGGAATGGGCGTTCACGCAGAAACTCATATCGGAAGGAAATTTACCGAGTTGCAAGGCTGGATGAATCAATTTTTGGCTTCAAAAGCAGATGAGGTTGTTTTGATGGTCTCTGGAATTCCGGTTAAAATAAAAGGCTAG
- a CDS encoding ABC transporter ATP-binding protein, which translates to MKNILSTINLSIGYRNKNAKVTIAENLNLNLVSGKLISLIGANGIGKSTLLRTITGIQKPLSGKVLLSEKDITTFKPLELAQNLSVVLTEKLPPSNLSVFELVALGRQPYTNWIGTLTPEDVTKVNEALELTQITHLSRKKHFEISDGQLQKVLIARALAQDTPLIILDEPTTHLDLLHKVSLFKLLKKLTQETQKCILFSTHDIDLAIQLSDEMIIMTPDLFVQDEPCNLISKGSFATLFKDEHIVFDAEKGKFVIT; encoded by the coding sequence ATGAAAAACATCTTATCAACTATAAATCTAAGTATAGGTTATCGAAATAAAAACGCGAAGGTCACAATCGCTGAAAACCTGAATTTAAATTTGGTTTCAGGAAAACTCATTTCGCTAATAGGGGCAAACGGAATTGGGAAATCGACTTTGCTGCGCACTATTACAGGAATTCAAAAGCCATTATCCGGAAAAGTTTTACTTAGTGAAAAAGACATCACCACATTTAAACCTTTAGAATTAGCACAAAACCTAAGCGTTGTTTTAACAGAAAAGCTACCGCCAAGCAATTTGTCGGTTTTTGAACTAGTAGCCTTGGGACGCCAACCCTATACCAATTGGATAGGAACCCTGACGCCCGAAGATGTAACAAAAGTAAACGAGGCTTTAGAGCTTACTCAAATCACACATTTGTCCCGAAAAAAACATTTCGAAATAAGTGACGGACAATTGCAAAAAGTATTAATTGCAAGAGCACTAGCGCAAGATACGCCGCTAATTATTTTAGATGAACCCACAACACATCTTGATTTACTACACAAAGTTTCCCTCTTTAAATTGCTAAAAAAGCTAACTCAGGAAACGCAAAAGTGTATTTTATTTTCAACACACGATATCGATTTGGCGATACAATTAAGCGATGAAATGATCATCATGACACCTGATTTATTTGTGCAGGACGAACCTTGTAATTTGATTTCAAAAGGAAGTTTTGCGACCTTATTCAAAGACGAACATATTGTTTTTGATGCTGAAAAAGGGAAGTTTGTAATTACTTAA
- the cobC gene encoding alpha-ribazole phosphatase yields MEIYLVRHTETICEKGICYGQSDVALAEPFELIFENIISQLPQEAILFSSPLQRCVILAKHIQNEIKTISYQEDKRLMEMNFGDWEMKNWNDILPEQLNPWMEDFVTVHATNGESFIELHDRTGAFLSEQISKKADQPIIIVTHAGVIRSLLCHHTSLPLKDAFQNKVDFGQVVKINLQL; encoded by the coding sequence ATGGAAATTTATTTAGTACGTCATACCGAAACGATCTGCGAAAAGGGCATTTGCTACGGACAATCTGATGTCGCTCTAGCAGAACCTTTTGAACTTATTTTTGAAAATATCATTTCACAATTGCCACAAGAAGCGATTCTCTTCTCAAGCCCTTTACAACGCTGTGTAATTTTAGCAAAACACATTCAAAACGAAATCAAAACCATTTCTTACCAGGAAGACAAAAGACTAATGGAAATGAATTTTGGAGATTGGGAAATGAAAAACTGGAATGACATTCTACCCGAACAACTTAATCCGTGGATGGAAGATTTTGTGACTGTTCACGCTACAAACGGAGAATCTTTTATTGAATTACATGACAGAACCGGTGCTTTTTTATCAGAGCAAATTTCAAAAAAAGCAGACCAACCGATAATTATTGTTACCCATGCAGGAGTCATCAGAAGCCTGCTTTGCCACCATACTTCACTCCCGCTGAAAGATGCTTTTCAGAATAAAGTCGATTTTGGACAAGTCGTCAAAATAAACCTACAGCTGTAA
- the tnpA gene encoding IS200/IS605 family transposase, translating into MPFLKIYIHFVWSTKNRVPHLSSFELREKVWKHIKVNAQEKGIYIDHINGYSDHCHCLISLGADQSIQKIMHLIKGESSFWINKNKLTKEKFEWQDEYFDISVSESIVDKVRYYIKNQELHHKNKTFQEEYDEIIRKFGFQKINPK; encoded by the coding sequence ATGCCTTTTCTTAAAATTTATATTCATTTTGTTTGGAGTACAAAAAACAGGGTTCCTCACTTAAGTTCTTTCGAATTACGAGAAAAAGTATGGAAACATATCAAAGTGAATGCCCAAGAAAAAGGAATTTACATTGATCACATAAATGGGTACTCAGATCATTGTCATTGTTTAATTTCATTAGGTGCCGATCAAAGTATTCAAAAAATTATGCACTTAATAAAAGGCGAATCTTCTTTTTGGATTAATAAAAATAAGTTAACTAAAGAAAAATTTGAATGGCAAGATGAGTATTTTGATATCTCCGTTTCTGAATCAATAGTTGATAAGGTAAGGTATTATATAAAAAATCAAGAATTACACCATAAGAATAAAACATTTCAAGAAGAATATGATGAGATTATTAGAAAATTTGGGTTTCAAAAAATAAATCCTAAATAA
- a CDS encoding DUF5522 domain-containing protein encodes MNTTKTKVCSSCESTFSCGDISVENKCWCNNYPPIFNLSEGGDCLCPACFKEACEDKIEAYVETLTPEKALHNKAAALPKSEQLIEGIDYYLEDNKYVFKAWFHLKRGNCCGNGCRHCPY; translated from the coding sequence ATGAATACCACAAAAACAAAAGTTTGCTCAAGCTGTGAATCTACTTTTAGCTGCGGAGATATTTCTGTTGAGAACAAATGTTGGTGCAATAATTACCCTCCTATTTTTAATCTCTCCGAAGGCGGCGATTGTCTTTGTCCGGCTTGCTTTAAAGAAGCCTGTGAAGATAAAATTGAAGCTTATGTAGAAACTTTAACTCCGGAAAAAGCGCTTCACAATAAAGCCGCAGCCTTACCCAAATCAGAACAGTTAATTGAGGGAATTGATTATTATCTCGAAGACAACAAATATGTTTTTAAAGCCTGGTTTCACCTAAAAAGAGGCAACTGTTGCGGAAACGGATGCAGACATTGTCCTTATTAA
- a CDS encoding ABC transporter substrate-binding protein, whose product MKHLVSKFIFVFSFFLLVGCKKNENTESVKSEIAKNSIEYASGLSIVKHEGYSVVTVSNPWPNANKNYTYILKEKTAEVPDSLQSYPAIKVPLESVVVTSTTNIPFLEMLEVENKLVGFPHTDYVSSEKTRALIDKGAVKNVGQNEKLNIEQLIELTPDLIVTFGVDNNNPMLDNLKKSGLNVFIQADWMEQSPLGKAEWIKLYGALFGKEEKAKELFDKIVLSYNQAKKLVAGKKAASTVLYGSMYEDTWYVAKGNSWVAEFMKDAQANYLWADLKGTGSEGLSFEKVLVKAKTANFWIATGAVKNLEELGKNNPHYTEFDAFKNKNVYNFESKLGATGGTIYYELSPSRPDLVLKDYIKIFHPDLLPGYEFTFAAKLN is encoded by the coding sequence ATGAAACATTTAGTATCTAAATTTATTTTTGTTTTTTCTTTTTTTCTTCTGGTTGGATGCAAAAAGAATGAGAATACAGAAAGCGTAAAATCTGAAATTGCAAAAAACAGTATAGAATATGCTTCGGGGCTTTCTATTGTAAAACACGAAGGTTATTCGGTGGTAACGGTTTCAAATCCGTGGCCAAATGCCAATAAAAACTACACGTATATTTTAAAAGAAAAAACAGCGGAAGTTCCGGATAGTTTACAATCTTATCCTGCTATAAAAGTTCCTTTGGAGTCTGTTGTAGTGACCTCAACAACCAATATTCCGTTTCTGGAAATGCTCGAAGTAGAGAACAAACTGGTAGGTTTTCCACATACCGATTATGTTTCTTCTGAGAAAACAAGAGCATTAATCGATAAAGGAGCTGTTAAAAATGTGGGGCAGAACGAGAAACTGAATATCGAACAATTAATCGAATTGACACCGGATTTAATTGTAACGTTTGGTGTAGACAACAACAATCCAATGTTGGATAATTTGAAAAAAAGCGGACTAAATGTATTCATTCAGGCCGATTGGATGGAGCAGTCTCCACTTGGAAAAGCAGAATGGATCAAACTTTACGGCGCCCTGTTTGGCAAAGAAGAAAAAGCAAAAGAATTGTTTGATAAAATTGTTTTGAGTTACAATCAGGCTAAGAAATTAGTAGCGGGTAAAAAAGCCGCTTCTACCGTTTTATATGGCTCAATGTACGAAGACACCTGGTATGTAGCAAAAGGAAACAGTTGGGTAGCTGAATTTATGAAAGATGCACAAGCCAATTATTTATGGGCCGATCTTAAAGGAACCGGAAGCGAAGGTTTGTCTTTCGAAAAAGTACTCGTAAAAGCCAAAACAGCTAATTTTTGGATTGCTACGGGAGCTGTTAAAAACCTCGAAGAACTAGGGAAGAACAATCCGCACTATACAGAATTTGATGCTTTTAAAAATAAAAATGTTTATAATTTTGAAAGCAAGTTAGGGGCAACCGGAGGTACTATCTATTACGAATTATCACCAAGCCGACCTGATTTGGTTTTAAAAGATTATATCAAGATTTTTCATCCGGATTTACTTCCCGGTTATGAGTTTACTTTTGCTGCTAAATTGAACTAA
- the cobT gene encoding nicotinate-nucleotide--dimethylbenzimidazole phosphoribosyltransferase, with translation MSYLDDILKSRRDTRHFTAEEIPDEVINKALQAGHWAPSVGLTDATKYYIIRSTEVKSAIKNLFLEYNKKAEALTDNPEQKEHYKSLKLEAIEEAPIGLIIAYDRAVLNQFTIGTVGSNEAVKFSSVCAAQNIWLSLTEQGFGMGWVSILNYYQFKKILDLPENIEPLGYFCIGKPATNYDNQPMLQQLNWKQKSEVPDVTEITNVLESVVSNLQINPQSASKDQSDFNTLLQEKIDSKTKPIGALGILETLALQMGHVFETLNPKIKSPNIVVFAADHGISNHGVSAYPQDVTRQMVANFLEEGAAINVFCKQNDITLSIVDAGVNYDFPTNAKLINAKIAKGTQSFLHAPAMSETELQLCFEKGKSIVNAIAETDSNCIGFGEMGIGNTSTAAVLMSLLTGFPIEECVGRGTGVEDEKLIQKQNILKKAIENYAGQTEMQQQLAYFGGFEIIQMAGGMLAAYDRKMLILVDGFICSVAYLIASKINPNIKRNAVFCHVSAEQAHQKLLNYLEAKPILNLDLRLGEGTGCAIALPILKSAEAFLNEMATFENAGVSKK, from the coding sequence ATGAGTTATTTAGACGATATTTTAAAATCACGTCGGGACACCCGACATTTCACCGCAGAGGAAATACCTGATGAAGTAATCAACAAAGCTTTACAGGCAGGACATTGGGCTCCTTCTGTTGGTTTAACTGATGCTACAAAATACTACATCATCAGATCGACTGAAGTTAAAAGTGCCATCAAAAATTTATTTTTAGAGTATAATAAAAAAGCCGAAGCTCTTACAGACAATCCAGAGCAAAAAGAGCATTATAAATCGCTGAAATTAGAAGCGATTGAAGAAGCTCCAATTGGACTTATTATCGCTTATGACCGAGCGGTTTTAAATCAATTCACTATTGGAACGGTTGGAAGTAATGAAGCGGTTAAATTTAGTTCCGTTTGTGCCGCACAAAACATTTGGCTTTCGCTTACTGAACAAGGTTTTGGGATGGGATGGGTTTCTATTCTAAACTATTATCAATTCAAAAAAATACTCGATCTACCGGAGAACATCGAACCCCTTGGTTATTTCTGTATCGGAAAACCGGCTACCAATTACGATAACCAGCCGATGTTGCAACAACTCAACTGGAAACAAAAATCGGAAGTCCCTGATGTGACCGAAATTACTAATGTGCTTGAAAGTGTGGTTTCGAATCTTCAAATAAATCCACAATCAGCATCTAAGGACCAATCGGATTTCAATACCCTTTTGCAGGAAAAAATAGATTCTAAAACCAAACCTATCGGTGCTTTGGGCATTTTAGAAACCTTGGCTTTGCAAATGGGACATGTTTTTGAAACTTTAAATCCTAAAATAAAAAGTCCAAATATCGTTGTTTTTGCAGCCGATCATGGAATTTCAAATCATGGTGTCAGTGCCTATCCACAAGATGTTACCCGCCAAATGGTTGCTAATTTTCTCGAAGAGGGCGCGGCAATAAATGTTTTCTGCAAACAAAATGACATTACATTATCTATTGTAGATGCGGGTGTGAACTATGATTTTCCAACAAATGCCAAATTAATAAATGCCAAAATTGCAAAAGGAACACAATCGTTTTTACACGCTCCCGCTATGAGCGAAACGGAGCTGCAATTGTGCTTTGAAAAAGGAAAATCCATTGTAAATGCTATCGCAGAAACGGATTCTAATTGCATTGGTTTTGGTGAAATGGGAATTGGAAACACCTCTACAGCAGCAGTATTAATGAGTCTTCTAACGGGTTTTCCGATCGAAGAATGTGTTGGAAGAGGAACTGGTGTTGAAGACGAAAAACTGATCCAAAAACAAAACATACTGAAAAAAGCGATTGAAAATTATGCAGGTCAAACGGAAATGCAACAGCAATTGGCTTATTTTGGAGGTTTTGAAATTATACAAATGGCGGGTGGTATGCTAGCTGCTTATGATCGTAAAATGTTGATTTTGGTCGATGGCTTTATTTGTAGTGTAGCATATTTAATAGCTTCGAAAATAAATCCGAATATTAAAAGAAATGCCGTTTTTTGCCACGTTTCAGCCGAGCAGGCCCATCAGAAATTATTAAACTATTTAGAAGCGAAACCTATTCTAAATTTAGATTTACGCTTGGGAGAAGGAACAGGCTGCGCGATTGCTCTTCCAATTTTAAAATCGGCAGAAGCTTTTCTGAATGAAATGGCTACTTTTGAAAATGCGGGGGTTAGCAAAAAGTAA